The Chryseolinea soli nucleotide sequence AAAACCGGGCATGCCCTTTTCGACGATGAGGGCGTTGATGCCTTTGTGTTTTTTTGCCGCGTCGGTCTGGGCGATCACAACGTATACGCTGGCGGTACTGCCATTGGTGATCCAGTTCTTCGTTCCGTTCAGCAAGTAATAGTCGCCCTTATCTTCGGCGGTCGTGCGCTGACTGGTTGCATCGGATCCGGCTTCGGGTTCGGAAAGACAAAACGCTCCGATGCCCTGGACGGCAAGCTTCTTCAGGTATTTCTCTTTTTGTTCCTCGCTGCCATATTTCTCCAGCCCCCAGCACACCAGCGAATTGTTCACCGACATGCACACCGATGCCGATGCATCCACTTTCGAGATCTCTTCCATGGCCAGCACATAGGAAATGGAATCCATGCCGCCACCATTGTATTTGGGGTCTACCATCATGCCCAAAAATCCCAGTTCACCCATTTTTTTTATTTGCTCTACCGGGAATTTCTGATGTGTATCGCGTTCGATCACGCCGGGTAACAATTCATTTTGAGCAAAGTCGCGGGCGGCTTGCTGTACGGCAAAATGCTCTTCGGTCAATTGAAAATTCATATGCATTTAGGTTGGCCGTAAGAAACAAAAAAGGCCTGAGGTTTACTCAGGCCTGTAAGAATAAAATATCGTTTCGTGTGCTGTTGCGACGGGGTTACCGGTCGCGCGAGCCGAGGAATAACATCACGTAATAGAACAGCGTCGTCAACGCACCGATGGCGGCAACCACGTAGGTCATGGCGGCCCATTTCAAGGCGTCCTTGGCCATGTCATATTCCTGGTTGTTCACAATGCCACGGGCTTGTACCCAAGCCAACGCACGCTTGCTGGCGTCGAATTCTACGGGCAAGGTGACGAGTGCAAACAAAGCGAAAACGCCGTAACAGGCAATGATCACCAGCAGTGCCGTGCTCCAAGGCATAATGCCACGGAAAGCATACGAGCCGAAGATCAT carries:
- a CDS encoding acyl-CoA dehydrogenase, encoding MNFQLTEEHFAVQQAARDFAQNELLPGVIERDTHQKFPVEQIKKMGELGFLGMMVDPKYNGGGMDSISYVLAMEEISKVDASASVCMSVNNSLVCWGLEKYGSEEQKEKYLKKLAVQGIGAFCLSEPEAGSDATSQRTTAEDKGDYYLLNGTKNWITNGSTASVYVVIAQTDAAKKHKGINALIVEKGMPGFVVGKKEDKMGIRGSDTHSLMFTDVKVPKANRIGDDGFGFSFAMTTLNGGRIGIASQALGIAAGAYELAVKYSKERKAFGKTLSEHQAIQFKLADMATKIDAARLLVHQAAWLKDQKKDFVKAAAMAKLFASQIAQEVTTEAVQIHGGYGYVKEYHVERLMRDAKITQIYEGTTEIQKMVISRELLR